The window GGCGTATTTCCGGTTGTACCCTGTGTTCTGGACAAACTCGTCCAGGATAGCGGTCTTGCCCTTTTTCCCGGCTTTGCGATACCGCTTGCTGATTTCTCTGGCAAGCGCCTGTTTCTCTTTCATCGTTAACCCCATTGAGCCCTCCGGTACCCTTGTTACCGGATATAGGCTACATAATTTGGGTTAGAATTTTATTATGAGGCATTCCCTGTTTTGGGTTAGATTATTTATGAGGCAACGCGCCCCCTTTACCCTAAGCTCTTTCCCCACTATTATCAGTATATGCCCCTTGGTACCGGGGTCTTTGCCACCCTGCCTGAAAATTTCTTTTCCCCTCTGGCACGGGTAAATCGTGAACATTATGCTAATCTTCTGCTTATCTATTACCGCCTCTTTCAGGAAAATGCCCGGGGCATTGAACGCGAACAGGTAGTGCGTTCTTTTACGGATTATCTTGGCCTCCACCGGAATACCTTGGCGGACGAATCGCCGGATGCAGGGGATAATACTGATTCCCCGGACGAGGCTGTCCTGCCCGAGGCTGAGCTCCTGACGCCGGAGCTGGACTTCGAAAACAGAGAAGAAAATAAAGAATCAACGGAACACCCGGCAAAGTCTCCGTTCCTGAATGACCGCGCCTTGGCAAGCCGTTTTCTCCGCAAGCTTATCAATGCGGGCTGGCTCGACGAAGAGATCCTGGCTGACTACACAAAAGTCATCAATATTACCCCCCATGGGCGGCCTTTTCTGGAGGCCCTTGCAAAGGTTGATGAAGGACTAAAAAACGAATACGAAAGCCACGTAGTCGCCATCTATTCCCTGCTTTGCACCGACGCGATTACCGATAACGGTCATTATGCGGTGCGGAACGCCTATGTCCATACCCAGGCCCTCATTGATTCCCTTAAAGTGCTTTCCCAGAGCATTAAGGGATATTATGACAGGATTAGCACTGATGCTGCACAATTCGGCATTTCAGGCATACTCCGCCTGCAATACGATGAATATGCCCCTCAGATCCTTGACGCCGCTTACAAGCGTTTAAAAACCTCGGACAACCTTTCCCGCTACAGGCCGAAGATTCTCGAGCAGGTAGGGGATCTTCTGCGCAACAATGCCTGGCTGGATACAAGCGCCAGAAAGCTTGCGGTGATGAAGGCCCAAACCCAATTTGAATGCAAAAGGCAGCTTGAGGATATGCTCAATGAAATTCGCGACACCCTTAATGCGGTGGACCCCCTGCTGCGCGAAATCGATCACCGGAACAGCCTTTATTCGCGATCCAGCACTGAACGGATAAAAGTGCTGCTGGAGCCTGATTCCACCATTGCAGGGAAAATCGCGGCCCTGGTTAAGGAAATCCATGTCGGGAACAAAGGCCTTTATCACAGGCTGGCACACAGGCTTCACCGGATTAGGGCTTTTGCGCCGGAGTCCCTGTATAAAAGGCAGAAAAAAGAAGCCCCCGATTTTATGCAAGCTGTAGCGCCTGCCGACAGGGCAGCCCTCGAAAGGGATAAAGAGCTTTTCATGAACAGGCTTCTTAATCAGCTCGGCATTAAGCGGATAAGCGCCTGGCTTGA is drawn from Leadbettera azotonutricia ZAS-9 and contains these coding sequences:
- a CDS encoding Wadjet anti-phage system protein JetA family protein is translated as MPLGTGVFATLPENFFSPLARVNREHYANLLLIYYRLFQENARGIEREQVVRSFTDYLGLHRNTLADESPDAGDNTDSPDEAVLPEAELLTPELDFENREENKESTEHPAKSPFLNDRALASRFLRKLINAGWLDEEILADYTKVINITPHGRPFLEALAKVDEGLKNEYESHVVAIYSLLCTDAITDNGHYAVRNAYVHTQALIDSLKVLSQSIKGYYDRISTDAAQFGISGILRLQYDEYAPQILDAAYKRLKTSDNLSRYRPKILEQVGDLLRNNAWLDTSARKLAVMKAQTQFECKRQLEDMLNEIRDTLNAVDPLLREIDHRNSLYSRSSTERIKVLLEPDSTIAGKIAALVKEIHVGNKGLYHRLAHRLHRIRAFAPESLYKRQKKEAPDFMQAVAPADRAALERDKELFMNRLLNQLGIKRISAWLDEHGGQERLLSSKDLVYDEASFVRFIYSVLYADSRQTFDYGIEDKPEYESIDAAGYGVPDLLLRKK